Proteins encoded by one window of Engraulis encrasicolus isolate BLACKSEA-1 chromosome 23, IST_EnEncr_1.0, whole genome shotgun sequence:
- the LOC134439579 gene encoding protocadherin gamma-A5-like: MATGGMAWQVLLFVCIVSHSSVFGQVSYSIPEEMSVGSVVGNIAQDLGLELKRLRSGKARVYAGDSTQYIDLNKDKGVLTIKERIDREVLCGQTTPCALDFQIILENPIELFRVTVEIVDINDNAPTFKINERRFEMPESAVVGSKFLLDKAMDLDIGLNGLQSYILKPSDHFALKLHNQADGSKKVEMILQKPLDREKQEHISLLLTAVDGGEPVMSGTVKIHVTVLDINDNAPVFTKDVYRAVVTENSPKGTVLTSISASDADKDLNGQVSYLIPGMADVFNVNENGEVSLIGNIDYETTKRYEVDVEAVDNGGLSDSSKIIIDVVDVNDNSPSMNIISKSASVNEDSLVGTVIAMVSVSDPDSEKNGQVHCSMNEDIPFAIKSTSSGFYSIVTESTLDRETSADYNIIVTCSDEGVPSFSSSVSLALQVADVNDNPPVFENAAYAASIVENNSPGVSVFTIKAIDTDWNQNARVSYILDESSTNGVPISSYVSVDAETGVIRAVRSFDFEQMKDFVFRVKAQDGGSPPLSSNASVRISIQDQNDNAPQVLYPVQSSSSVVAEIVPRSADIGYLVTKVVAVDVDSGQNAWLSYKLQKMMERALFEIGAQNGEIRTVRQITDKDGVKQKLTVVVEDNGQPSRSATVNVNVALADSFPEVLSEFSDFTHDKEYNDNLTFYLVLALAVVSFLFIVSIIAILSVKCYRWKRERMFYKSNGQLPVIPYYPPLYADAGGTGTMQRVYNYELYRTTDSRKSDVKYGGPCAQSILSLDTSGSQTLPHMQRDRMSCDNLEEQVSIIFVSCCVF; this comes from the coding sequence ATGGCGACTGGAGGGATGGCATGGCAAGTACTATTGTTCGTCTGCATCGTCTCTCACAGCAGTGTGTTTGGACAGGTCAGTTATTCCATTCCGGAGGAGATGTCTGTCGGTTCAGTGGTGGGAAACATAGCCCAAGATTTAGGACTGGAATTAAAAAGACTGAGGTCCGGTAAAGCTCGAGTGTATGCTGGAGATAGCACCCAGTACATCGACCTGAACAAAGACAAGGGAGTCCTCACCATCAAAGAGAGAATAGACAGAGAGGTGCTTTGTGGACAGACTACGCCTTGCGCATTAGACTTCCAGATCATTCTGGAAAACCCGATTGAATTATTCCGGGTAACAGTTGAAATAGTAGATATAAATGATAATGCACCTACTTTCAAAATCAACGAGAGAAGGTTTGAAATGCCCGAGTCGGCAGTGGTTGGCTCGAAATTTCTATTAGACAAAGCCATGGATTTAGACATAGGCTTAAATGGACTTCAAAGCTATATACTGAAGCCATCGGATCATTTTGCCTTAAAACTGCACAACCAGGCAGATGGCAGTAAGAAAGTAGAAATGATTTTACAGAAACCTCTTGATCGAGAAAAACAAGAACATATTTCGCTTCTGTTAACGGCAGTTGATGGCGGAGAGCCTGTAATGTCAGGCACAGTAAAAATACACGTCACAGTACTAGACATAAATGACAATGCTCCTGTTTTCACCAAGGATGTTTACAGAGCAGTTGTAACAGAAAATTCTCCAAAAGGAACAGTGTTGACTAGCATCAGCGCTTCTGACGCAGATAAAGACTTGAATGGTCAAGTGAGCTATTTAATTCCTGGTATGGCTGACGTATTTAATGTGAACGAAAATGGCGAGGTTAGTCTAATAGGGAATATAGATTATGAAACCACCAAACGTTATGAAGTCGACGTTGAGGCAGTTGATAACGGCGGTTTGTCTGATTCAAGTAAAATCATTATCGATGTGGTGGATGTCAATGATAACAGTCCGTCCATGAACATCATTTCGAAATCAGCTTCAGTAAATGAGGACTCCTTAGTAGGCACGGTGATAGCAATGGTAAGCGTTAGTGATCCAGATTCAGAAAAGAATGGCCAAGTCCATTGTAGTATGAATGAAGACATCCCCTTCGCCATCAAATCGACTTCTAGCGGTTTTTACAGCATTGTCACTGAAAGTACGTTAGACCGTGAGACATCAGCTGATTACAACATTATAGTGACCTGCTCGGATGAGGGTGTGCCCTCCTTTTCTAGCAGTGTGAGTCTGGCATTGCAGGTAGCAGATGTAAATGATAATCCGCCTGTGTTTGAAAACGCAGCATATGCGGCATCTATAGTAGAAAATAACTCGCCAGGCGTTTCCGTATTTACAATAAAAGCTATTGATACAGACTGGAATCAGAATGCCCGCGTTTCCTATATTTTGGATGAATCCTCCACAAATGGAGTACCCATCTCATCCTACGTGTCAGTGGATGCTGAAACGGGAGTCATTCGTGCGGTGCGCTCTTTTGACTTTGAACAGATGAAAGACTTTGTGTTCCGCGTAAAAGCGCAGGACGGAGGCTCTCCGCCGCTCAGTAGCAATGCTAGTGTCAGAATAAGTATCCAAGATCAAAACGACAACGCGCCACAAGTGCTTTACCCCGTCCAGAGCAGTAGCTCAGTAGTTGCTGAGATTGTGCCTCGTTCAGCAGACATAGGCTATCTCGTCACAAAAGTGGTGGCTGTGGATGTGGACTCCGGCCAGAATGCCTGGCTCTCTTATAAACTACAGAAAATGATGGAGAGGGCTCTGTTTGAAATCGGTGCTCAAAATGGAGAAATAAGAACTGTGCGTCAGATAACGGACAAGGACGGTGTGAAGCAAAAACTAACTGTTGTAGTGGAGGACAACGGACAGCCCTCTCGCTCTGCTACTGTGAATGTCAATGTGGCTTTAGCTGACAGCTTTCCCGAAGTGCTCTCGGAATTCAGCGATTTTACGCATGACAAGGAATACAATGACAACTTGACATTTTATCTCGTGTTGGCCCTGGCTGTGGTTTCATTCTTGTTCATCGTGTCCATCATAGCCATTCTGTCAGTGAAGTGCTACAGGTGGAAACGTGAGAGGATGTTTTACAAATCAAATGGACAGCTCCCCGTTATCCCTTATTACCCACCACTTTACGCAGACGCGGGTGGCACGGGGACAATGCAGCGTGTTTACAATTACGAGCTCTACAGAACAACTGATTCGAGGAAAAGTGATGTGAAGTACGGAGGCCCGTGTGCTCAGAGCATTTTGAGTCTGGACACGAGTGGATCTCAAACACTTCCtcacatgcagagagacagaatgagctGTGACAACTTAGAGGAACAGGTGAGCATCATATTTGTCTCCTGCTGTGtgttttag